CTGTCTCCGACTCTGGCACGGTTCGATTGTCAACGCCCGCAGGCGCGATTGCAACAGTTCTTCATCGCGTGTACAGGGCGATGATGCGCTCAATCGCTCGCCGGCACACGGCGCAAAACGCATCGTGGCGCGTGAACATGATGCAGTTCTCCTGCGGCCGGTAGTAGCCCTTGGCTTCGTAGTTCGCGCCCTCGAACGCGCCGATCTTGCCCGAGTGCTGGTCGGAGGACAACAGCTGATCTTCGTGCTTCTTTTCCTCGCTGAAGAGCGCGTCCATCTCCGATTCAGGGCGGTTCTGCTTGCGGATTTCGCGGCGGCGAGCCTGGATGTCCCGCTCGTATGCTTCAAATGCTTCTTTGTTCCACGGCGTCGGAACCGGTGTTCCCGGCGACACCATGTCTTTCCACTTGAGCGCCGCCGGATCGAGCAGCGCGGTGATGTTCGGCTCCCATGGCTCCACCTTGTGCGCCGGCGGCAGGTAGGAAACGTCGGAGGTGTAGTACTCGTCGGCCAGGCCGGCGAAATGATGCCCGAATTCGTGCACGAACACGTACGGCGACCACAGGCTGTCGGCGGCCACCGTGCTGTACAGGTTAAAAATGCCGCCCCCGCCATAGGTCGCGCCGTTGACCAGGATTTCAACGAATTCGTAGGGCGCGAACGATGCCATGTCCCGGAAGCTGCGATTGTCGAAGGTAAGGATGTAGCGCTCCGATCCGAATGCGTCGTAAGTCGCGCCGGCCGGATTGCGATGGTGAATGCCCGTGGACGGTCGTGAGATTCCGGATTCCGGCGACGCCGGGCACAGCCCCCACACGTTGAAGTCGGATCGGTGCTCCTTGAATGGCGAAGTCGAGAACAGTATTTCCATCAGCCGCCGCGCGTCCTTCTCGAACTTCGCCCGCTCCGCCGCGGTATAGCCGTCACCCAGGATCAGGAAGTCAACCTTGTTGGCGGGATCGCCGGACTTCTGCAAGGTCAGCAGCGGGCCCGGCGAAGGCGGCGCCGAGGTATCGATGAAGGGGTCTTTCGGATCGGCGGTCGTGCTCCAGATTTCGCGGAAGGCATTGCCGGCGTCGCGCTTCATGAGCGAGATCTGCACCGGCCCGGTGGGAGCGGGAAAGCGCAGTGACTCCGAGAAGGTGCGGTTCATCTGCTTGGCCTCTTCGGTCTGCTCCCATTCCCCGAAAATCGAGGCAAAGCCGCGTGAGTACACCACGCGATTGCTGGCCCGGTCGCGCACCTCGAAAAAATATTTTCCGGTATTGGTGTCGTCGATCGCCTGGCGCGGGTCCCCGGGCCACGGGGTCGGCTCGATCACGATGCGGTCCAGGGAAAACGTCTCCTGGTGGTCGTTGCCGGTGTGGTAGTAATCCACGCGCATCGTCTTCAGCGCGGCGAAGGCCGGGACCGCCAGCAGGATTGCAACTGCGGCGAGGAAGAGCTTTTTCATGATGCGGGATTGTACATCTCGACGTTTTGCGTTGGCGAGGAGCGGAACGAACCCGAAAGATGGCTGGATGAAACAAGAGGCTCCGAAAGAATTGGCAGCTCGACCGGGAACCATCGACCTGTCCGGCAAGCCGGGGGACGCTCTAACCTTGGGTCAAAAAATGGTAGGCCCGAATGGACTCGAATCGGTTTTGTGACGTTGTCTGGCTCACATGTGTGTCATGCTGAAAGTGCCTGTTTGGCTTGTGCAAGCGGGCGTATGTCCGGTGAGGTTGAACGTCCCCGAGCCTGAACCCATGCCCATCGTCATGGTGCCCTGCATGATCATGGTGTTTGTTTCGGTGCCGCCCGATGACATCGACGATATCGTGATTGTCATCATGCCGCCGTTCATCATTCCGGGCCCCATCTGACCGCTCATCACGGTGCCCGCGCCGAAGCACTGGGCCAGCG
The Terriglobales bacterium genome window above contains:
- a CDS encoding IgA Peptidase M64 encodes the protein MKKLFLAAVAILLAVPAFAALKTMRVDYYHTGNDHQETFSLDRIVIEPTPWPGDPRQAIDDTNTGKYFFEVRDRASNRVVYSRGFASIFGEWEQTEEAKQMNRTFSESLRFPAPTGPVQISLMKRDAGNAFREIWSTTADPKDPFIDTSAPPSPGPLLTLQKSGDPANKVDFLILGDGYTAAERAKFEKDARRLMEILFSTSPFKEHRSDFNVWGLCPASPESGISRPSTGIHHRNPAGATYDAFGSERYILTFDNRSFRDMASFAPYEFVEILVNGATYGGGGIFNLYSTVAADSLWSPYVFVHEFGHHFAGLADEYYTSDVSYLPPAHKVEPWEPNITALLDPAALKWKDMVSPGTPVPTPWNKEAFEAYERDIQARRREIRKQNRPESEMDALFSEEKKHEDQLLSSDQHSGKIGAFEGANYEAKGYYRPQENCIMFTRHDAFCAVCRRAIERIIALYTR